The Flavobacterium sp. 20NA77.7 genome includes the window TATTTGGTCAATAGACGGCGGACATCTTACCCCAACAATGAAATTAAAACGTAAAATAATTTTAGAAAAATATAAAAATTTATATGCTAAAATTTACAGTTAAAAAACCTAACTCCTTAATAATTAAGGAGTTTTTTATTTGTTTTAAAACTATTTTTACTAATTTTATAACATTAACCAATTAAACTAAAAAATTATGAACACAAAAAATTTTATTATTGGCGGTATCGCAGGCGGTATCATTAATTTCTTTTTAGGTTGGATTTTTTACGGCATGCTATTTAAAGATTTGTATCCGCAAACGGGTAACGAAAATTTACTTTTTGTATTTTTAGGTTGCTTAACTTTTGGATTTTTAGTATCACAAATTACCATTAATTGGGCACAAGCAATAGACTTTTCTTCAGGTCTTAAAGTCGGAATCATTGTAGGGCTTCTATATAGTTTATCCATGAATTTTTTCATGTATTCAAGTATGCAAGTAAACTATGAAAATATGGCAATAGATGTAATCATCAATATAATCTCTACTGGACTTATAGGAGCAACAATAGCCGCAATAAATGGAAAATTAAAATAAAATATTTGTTGATTTATTTTTTATAAAAACTCCTCAAAAGGAGTTTTTTTTTATATCTTTATAGTACTTCTTTTAAATATAAAAATCAAAAAAACTGTTAAATAATCAAAATTACTATGCGCGCATAGTAATTTTGATTATATTTGTAAAACGAAAGCATTAATTTAAATGAAAGATAAAACAATTGACTACGTTTTAAGAGCCACTTGGCAAGCCATTGCCAGAATGTATAACGAAGAGGCAACAAAATATGGTGCAACAATGGCAACTGGGTTTACGTTACTTAGCATTGATAAAGAAAACGGTACGCCTTCTACTTCGTTAGGACCCAAAATGGGAATGGAAGCAACTAGCCTAACACGCACATTAAAAATGATGGAAGAACGAGGATTAATCATGAAAAAGAAAAATCCATCTGACGGAAGAGGCGTATTAATTTATCTAACAGACGAAGGAAAAGAAAAAAGAGAGCTTTCAAAAGATACTGTTTTGCGTTTTAATGACACTGTAAAAAAATATATTTCTGATGAGCAACTCAAAAATTTTATGGAAGTTGCCCAAATTATAGATGATTTAATTGCCGAAAAAAAAATATTTTAATTTAACCTACTACTAAAAACTCACGTAATGAAACGTACTATAAAAAAAGTTGCAGTCATAGGATCTGGAATCATGGGTAGCGGTATTGCTTGCCACTTTGCTAATATTGGTGTAGAAGTGTTACTTTTAGACATTATTCCAAATTCTCTTTCAGAGGCGGAAGAAAAAAAAGGACTTACACTTGATCACAGAGAAGTAAGAAATCGCATTGTAAATGAGCATTTAACCAATGCCTTAAAATCAAAGCCAGCTCCTATTTACCACTCAAGTTTTGCATCAAGAATTACGACTGGTAATACAACAGATGATATGGCTAAAATTGCCAGTGTAGATTGGATAATTGAAGTTGTTGTGGAACGATTGGACATCAAAAAACTTGTCTTTGAACAAATTGATAAATTTAGAAAACCAGGAACTTTAGTTACTTCAAATACATCTGGTATTCCTATTCAATTTATGAGCGAAGGAAGAAGTGATGATTTTCAACAGCACTTCTGTGGAACACACTTTTTCAATCCAGCACGTTACTTAAAGTTATTCGAAATTATACCTAGTCCAAAAACTTCAAATGAAGTATTGGATTTCTTAACTAATTATGGTGAAAAATTCTTAGGAAAAACTTCAGTTGTAGCTAAAGACACTCCTGCTTTCATTGGTAACAGAATTGGTATCTTCGGAATTCAAAGCTTATTCCATCAAGTGGCAGCAATGGGATTAACCGTTGAAGAGGTTGATAAATTAACCGGACCCGTTATTGGTCGTCCAAAATCAGCTACTTTTAGAACGGTTGATGTGGTTGGTTTAGACACTTTAGTGCATGTAGCAAACGGAATTTATGAAAATTGTCCTACTGACGAAGCACATGAATTATTCAAGCTTCCTGAATTTGTCAATAAAATGATGGAAAACAAATGGTTAGGAAGCAAAACAGGACAAGGCTTCTACAAAAAAGAAGGAAAAGACATTCTCACTTTAGATTTAAATACATTAGAATACAGACCTAATAAAAAAGCATCTTTTGCTACTTTAGAATTAACCAAAACGATTGAAAAACCAATTGATCGATTCAAAGTTTTAATTACTGGAAAAGACAAAGCAGGTGAATTTTACAGAAAAAACTTCGCTTCTATGTTCCAATACTGTTCAAACAGAATTCCGGAAATTACAGATGCTTTCTATAAAATCGATGATGCTATGAAAGCAGGTTTTGGATGGGAAAATGGTCCATTCGAAATTTGGGATGCAATAGGTGTAGAAAAAGGAATCGAATTAATGCAAGCAGAAGGATTACAACCTGCTTCTTGGGTTACCGATATGTTAGCTACTGGAACCACTTCTTTCTATTCTATTAAAGATGGAGCAACACACTTCTACTCTATTACTACTAAAAAAGTTGAGAAAATTCGAGGTCAAGATGCCTTCATTATTCTAAATAATATTAGAGATACTAAAAAAATATGGAATAATAGCGAAAGTATCATTACTGATTTAGGTGACGGCATCATCAATTTAGAATTTACATCAAAAATGAATTCGATTGGTGCGGGTGTTTTACAAGGCATAAATAAAGCAATTGATATTGCGGAAAAAGAATACAGCGGCTTAGTTATTGGAAATCAAGGGGCTAATTTCTCTGTTGGGGCTAATTTAGCTATGATTTTCATGATGGCTGTAGAGCAAGAATATGACGAATTAAACATGGCTATCAAAATGTTCCAAGATACGATGATGCGTTGTCGTTATTCTTCAATACCAGTTATTGCTGTACCTCACGGAATGACATTAGGTGGTGGTTGTGAATTAACCATGCACGCAGACCGAGCAGTTGCTGCCGCAGAAACCTATATCGGATTAGTCGAATTTGGCGTTGGAGTTATTCCAGGTGGTGGTGGTTCTAAAGAAATGGCATTGAGAGCCTCTGATTTATTCCGTAAAAACGATGTGGAATTAAATGTCCTTCAAGAATATTTCTTAACTGTGGGAATGGCAAAAGTAGCCACTTCAGCTTATGAAGGATTTGATATTGGCGTTTTACAAAAAGGAAGAGATATTGTTGTCGTAAACAAAGATCGCCAAATTGCGACAGCGAAACAAGTAGCCTTACAAATGGCCGAACAAGGTTACACACAACCCGTTAGAAGAAAAGATATCAAAGTATTAGGAAAACAAGCTTTAGGTATGTTCTTAGTTGGAACAGATCAAATGGAAGCGGGTAACTACATTTCTGAACATGACAAAAAAATCGCCAACAAATTAGCTTATGTAATGGCGGGTGGCGATTTATCAGAAGCAACGTTAGTTTCTGAACAATACTTATTGGATTTAGAAAGAGAAGCATTTTTATCATTAACTGCAGAAAGAAAATCGTTAGAAAGAATTCAGTACATGTTAACAAAAGGGAAACCGTTAAGAAATTAGAAGCCCCCCAACCCCCGAAGGGGGAGTTGAAAAGCTTTGAAAAATATAATATTAATAAAAAACCTATTGACCCCTAATAGGAATTCCCCCTTCGGGGGCTAGGGGGCTAATATGAAAACAGCATATATAGTTTCGGGTTACCGAACCGCAGTAGGAAAAGCTCCAAAAGGCGTATTCCGATTCAAAAGACCAGACGAATTAGCAGCAGAAACCATCGAATACATGATGGCCCAAATGCCTAACTTTGATAAAACACGCATTGATGATGTCATGGTAGGAAATGCCATGCCTGAAGCTGAACAAGGTTTAAATGTAGCAAGGTTAATTTCATTAATGGGATTAAAAATCACCGATGTTCCTGGCGTTACAGTCAATAGATATTGTGCATCCGGATTAGAAACAATTGCGATGGCAAGCGCTAAAATTCAATCAGGAATGGCAGATTGTATCATTGCTGGAGGAGCAGAAAGCATGAGTTATATTCCAATGGGTGGCTACAAACCTACTCCCGATTATAAAATTACAGCTGCGGGTCACGAAGATTATTATTGGGGAATGGGTTTAACGGCTGAAGCTGTTGCCAAACAATTCAACGTTTCTCGTGCCGATCAAGATGAGTTTGCTTTTCAATCGCATATGAAAGCCTTAAAAGCACAAGCAGAAGGTAAATTTGACAACCAAATTGTGCCTATCACTGTCGAACAAACATTTGTAAATGAAAACGGTAAAAAAGAAACGAAATCGTATGTTATTACTAAAGATGAAGGTCCAAGAGCAGGAACATCTGTTGAAGCTTTAGCAGGATTAAAACCTGTTTTTGCAGCTGATGGATCGGTTACCGCAGGAAATTCTTCGCAAATGAGTGATGGAGCAGCATTCGTTTTAATAATGAGCGAAGAAATGGTAAAAGAATTAAACTTAGAACCCATTGCAAGAATGGTAAGCTATGCTGCATCAGGTGTAGAACCAAAAATTATGGGAATTGGTCCGGTTACTGCCATCCCAAAAGCATTAAAACAAGCAGGATTAAAGCAAGACCAAATCGATTTAATAGAATTAAATGAAGCGTTTGCCGCACAATCATTGGCCGTTGTTCGAGAATTAGGTTTAAATCAAGAAATCGTGAACGTTAATGGTGGTGCCATTGCTTTAGGTCACCCACTAGGTTGTACAGGGGCTAAACTTTCCGTTCAATTGTTTGACGAAATGCGCGTTAGAAACAGCAAGTACGGAATCGTTTCTATGTGTGTAGGAACAGGGCAAGGTGCTGCAGGAGTTTTTGAATTTTTAAAGTAAAGCCCCCTAACCCCCAAAGAGGGAATATGGATTGTGGTTATACTTTATACTTAAATACTATAAATAAAATATATTGTAAAATTTAAACCCTATTGACCCCTAATAGGTTCCCCCTTTGGGGGATAGGGGGCTAATTATGGAAGATATCATTAGAGGAGGGCAATTCCTTGTAAAAGAAACAAAATGCGAAGACATCTTCACGCCCGAAGATTTCAATGAAGAGCAAATCATGATGCGTGATTCAGTAAAAGAATTCGTTGACAAAGAATTATGGGCTCATAAAGATAAATTTGAAAAAAAAGATTATGCCTATACCGAAGAGTGTATGCGCAAAGCAGGAGAGCTTGGATTTTTAGGAGTAGCTGTTCCAGAAGCTTACGGAGGTTTAGGAATGGGGTTCATTAATACCATGCTAGTTTGTGATTATATTTCGGGTGCAACAGGGTCTTTCTCCACTGCATTTGGAGCCCATACAGGTATTGGAACAATGCCTATTACATTATATGGTACAGAAGAACAAAAACAAAAATATGTTCCAAAACTAGCTTTAGGAGAATGGTTTGGTTCTTACTGTTTAACAGAACCGGGAGCTGGATCAGATGCTAATTCAGGTAAAACAAAAGCGGTACTTTCTGCTGATGGAACACATTATTTAATTTCAGGTCAAAAAATGTGGATATCCAATGCTGGTTTTTGCAATTTGA containing:
- a CDS encoding MarR family winged helix-turn-helix transcriptional regulator; this encodes MKDKTIDYVLRATWQAIARMYNEEATKYGATMATGFTLLSIDKENGTPSTSLGPKMGMEATSLTRTLKMMEERGLIMKKKNPSDGRGVLIYLTDEGKEKRELSKDTVLRFNDTVKKYISDEQLKNFMEVAQIIDDLIAEKKIF
- a CDS encoding 3-hydroxyacyl-CoA dehydrogenase/enoyl-CoA hydratase family protein; translation: MKRTIKKVAVIGSGIMGSGIACHFANIGVEVLLLDIIPNSLSEAEEKKGLTLDHREVRNRIVNEHLTNALKSKPAPIYHSSFASRITTGNTTDDMAKIASVDWIIEVVVERLDIKKLVFEQIDKFRKPGTLVTSNTSGIPIQFMSEGRSDDFQQHFCGTHFFNPARYLKLFEIIPSPKTSNEVLDFLTNYGEKFLGKTSVVAKDTPAFIGNRIGIFGIQSLFHQVAAMGLTVEEVDKLTGPVIGRPKSATFRTVDVVGLDTLVHVANGIYENCPTDEAHELFKLPEFVNKMMENKWLGSKTGQGFYKKEGKDILTLDLNTLEYRPNKKASFATLELTKTIEKPIDRFKVLITGKDKAGEFYRKNFASMFQYCSNRIPEITDAFYKIDDAMKAGFGWENGPFEIWDAIGVEKGIELMQAEGLQPASWVTDMLATGTTSFYSIKDGATHFYSITTKKVEKIRGQDAFIILNNIRDTKKIWNNSESIITDLGDGIINLEFTSKMNSIGAGVLQGINKAIDIAEKEYSGLVIGNQGANFSVGANLAMIFMMAVEQEYDELNMAIKMFQDTMMRCRYSSIPVIAVPHGMTLGGGCELTMHADRAVAAAETYIGLVEFGVGVIPGGGGSKEMALRASDLFRKNDVELNVLQEYFLTVGMAKVATSAYEGFDIGVLQKGRDIVVVNKDRQIATAKQVALQMAEQGYTQPVRRKDIKVLGKQALGMFLVGTDQMEAGNYISEHDKKIANKLAYVMAGGDLSEATLVSEQYLLDLEREAFLSLTAERKSLERIQYMLTKGKPLRN
- a CDS encoding acetyl-CoA C-acyltransferase, with translation MKTAYIVSGYRTAVGKAPKGVFRFKRPDELAAETIEYMMAQMPNFDKTRIDDVMVGNAMPEAEQGLNVARLISLMGLKITDVPGVTVNRYCASGLETIAMASAKIQSGMADCIIAGGAESMSYIPMGGYKPTPDYKITAAGHEDYYWGMGLTAEAVAKQFNVSRADQDEFAFQSHMKALKAQAEGKFDNQIVPITVEQTFVNENGKKETKSYVITKDEGPRAGTSVEALAGLKPVFAADGSVTAGNSSQMSDGAAFVLIMSEEMVKELNLEPIARMVSYAASGVEPKIMGIGPVTAIPKALKQAGLKQDQIDLIELNEAFAAQSLAVVRELGLNQEIVNVNGGAIALGHPLGCTGAKLSVQLFDEMRVRNSKYGIVSMCVGTGQGAAGVFEFLK